The Saccharopolyspora gregorii genomic interval CCCCAGCACCCCCTGCCCGAGCAGCCGGAACGACTCCGGCGCGCCGAACACGGCCACCGCGCCCGTCGCGATCAGCACCAGTCCGCGCGCCACGCTCAGCATCCCCAGCGTCGCGATGAACGGCGGCAGCCCCACCGTCGACACCAGCAGCCCGTTGACCAGGCCCGCCGCCGCGCCCACCAGGATGCCGCCGAGGATGCCCAGCAGCGGGTGGAACCCGAAGTCCGCCATCAGCATCACGCCCAGCACCCCGGACAACGCCGCCACCGAGCCGACCGACAGGTCGATGCCGCCCGTGATGATCACCAGCGTGACGCCGACCGCCATCACCGCGTTCACCGAGGTCTGCGAGCCCAGGTTGAACAGGTTGTCCGCGGTCAGGAACGACGGTGCCACGATCGACAGCGCCACGAACACCACGATCAGCGCGCCGGCGGCCGCGACCTGCGACACCGCGCCCTGCATCCGGTCGGTCAGCCCGCCCAGCAGCCCGGGCCGGCCCGCGGCGGCCTCCACCGCGGTCGCGCCGCCGTCCTGCGGGGCCCCTTCGTCCTTGCCCGGCTGCTCGCTCACTGGCCCTCCTTCGCTCCGGTCGCGAGCGCGACGATCCGTTCCTCGGAGAAGTCCGCGCGCTCGACCTCACCCGTGATCCGGCCCTCGCGCAGCACGAGGATCCGATCGCACATGTTCAGCAGCTCCGGCAGGTAGCTGGAGATCAGCACGATCGCCTTGCCCTGCGCGGCCAGCGAATCCAGCTGGCTGAACATCTCCGACTTCGCGCCCACGTCCATGCCGCGGCCCGGCTCGTCGAAGAACAGCACCTCCGCTTCGGTCTGCAACCAGCGCGCCAGCACCACCTTCTGCTGGTTGCCGCCGGAGAGCGCCTGCACCGGCCTGCCGACCCACGGCACCCGGATCCGCAGCCGGTCGCGCTCCCGCTCGGCGATGCGCCGCTCGGCGCCCAGGTCGATCAGGCCGGAGGCCATCGGCAGCTTCGCCAGCGTGATGTTCTTGTCCACGCCCAGCTGCAGCGCCAGCCCGTCGGCCTTGCGGCTCTCGGTGAGGTAGCCGATGCCCGCGGCGATCGCGTCCGCCGGGCCGCGGATCTTCAGCTTCGCCCCGTCCAGCGACACCTCGCCCGCGTCGGGCGGTTCGGCGCCGAACACCGAGCGGGCCAGTTCGGTGCGGCCCGCGCCGACCAGCCCGGCCATGCCGACGATCTCCCCGGCCCGCACCTCGAAGCTCGCGTCCCGCACCGCGTCGCCGCGGCTGAGCCCGCGCACCCGCAACCGCACGTCGCCGGGGGTGCTGTAGGTGCGCGGGTACAGGTTCTGCACGTCGCGGCCCACCATCAGCGTCACCAGCCGCGACTCGTCGAGCTCGGCGACCGGCCGGGTGGCGACGACGGCGCCGTCGCGCAGCACCGTGACCCGGTCGCCGATCTCGAAGATCTCGTCCAGCCGGTGCGAGATGTAGAGCACGCCGATGCCCTGCGCGGTGAGCTCGCGGACGATGCCGAACAGCTCCGCGGTCTCCCGCTCGGTCAGGGTGGCGGTCGGCTCGTCGAGGATGAGCACCTTCGCGTCCACGGCGAGCGCCTTCGCCAGCTCCACCCGCTGCTGCTCGGCGGTGGACAGGCGGCCGACGCGGCGCCCCGGGTCGACGTCCAGGCCCACCCGGGCGAGCAGGTCGCGGGCCGCCCGGCGCTCCGCGGCGCGCGAGATGAGGCCGCCGCTGCCGGGTTCGTGCCCGATGAACAGGTTCTCCGCCACCGACAGGTCCGGGGCGAGGGCGAATTCCTGGTGCACCATCGAGATGCCCAGCCGCCGCGCCGACGCGGGCCCCTGGTAGCTCACCCGGCGGCCGTCGACCTCGATGCGGCCGGAGCTCGGCGGCTCCACCTGCGCGACGAGCTTCATCAACGTCGACTTGCCCGCGCCGTTCTCGCCGGCCAGCACGTGGACCTCACCGGCCAGCACTTCCAAGTCCACATCGGACACCGCGACGACCCCGGGAAATCGTTTGCCCACCCCGGAAAGCCGGACCACCGCCGGTGCTTGCACCGATCCCGCATCATCCGAACCGGACTGCAAGGATTGCGACACGCCGCCTCCTCGATCACCATCGATCGCCCGCCGCAGCGGTGCGCCGGAGCATACTCACAACATCACGAGCCCGAAAGGCTCGCAGCGAAGCCGAGTAACCGATTACCGATCGTTGCACGCGAACGGCCGCGGCGGCATCCGCGAACGACGCAACCACCACCTCCGTAAGCTCGGGGATGGCACCGCAGCAATCCAAGAGGGGGACGAGACGTGCAGCCGCTGCTGGCCGGCGAACCGAACAGGGTCGGGGACTACCGGCTGCTCGCCAGGATCGGCGGCGGCGCGATGGGCGCCGTGTACCTGGCCCGGTCCCGCGGCGGCCGCGGCGTCGCGATCAAGATCGTCCGCCCCGAACTCGCCGACGACGGCGAGTTCCGCGAGCGGTTCCGCCGCGAAGTCGAGATGGCCCGCTCCGTCGGCGGCTTCTGGACCGCCACCGTCATCGACGCCGACACCGAAGCCGACCAGCCGTGGCTGGCCACCGAGTACGTGCCCGGCCCCACCCTGCACCGGGCCGTCGCCGACCACGGACCGCTGCCCGAGCAGACCGTGCGCTCCCTCGCCGCCGGGCTCGCCGAAGCGCTCGGCGCCATCCACCGCGCCGGACTCGTGCACCGCGACCTCAAACCCGGCAACGTGCTGCTCGGTCCGGACGGCCCGCGGGTCATCGACTTCGGCATCTCCCGCGCCATGAGCAGCAGCGCGCTCACCGCCACCGGCATCTTCCTCGGCACCCCCGGCTTCTTCTCCCCCGAGCAGACCGTCGGCACCGACGTCGGACCGCCCAGCGACGTGTTCTCCCTCGGCGCGGTGCTCATGTTCGCCGCCACCGGCGCCGGACCGTTCGGCAACGAGAACACCGCCGCCATGCTGTACCGGGTCGTGCACAACGAACCGGACCTCGACGCGCTGCCTCCCGGGCTGCGGCCGCTCATCGGCGGCTGCCTCGCCAAGGACCCCGCCGCGCGGCCCACCCCCGGGCAGCTGCTCGACCAGGTCGGCGAGGCCTCCCCGCAGAACGACAGCTGGCTGCCCGCCGAGATCACCGCCGTCATCACCGAGCACACCTCGCAGCTCAAGCAGGCCTCCGAAGCACCATCGGCCCCGCCCGCCGCACCGCCCCGGCCCACCCGGCAGCGCGGTGGCGGCGACTGGTCCGCGGCCCCCGCCGCACCGGCGAAACCGATCATCCCGGCCCGGCCGAAGCCGACCGCGCAGCAGCCCGAAGCGGGCCGGGGCACCGCCGCCCCCGCGCGCATCGCGCCGTCCCGGCCCGCCGTGCCGGTCGACCGGGTGCGCGCCGACGGGCCGGGGCCGGTGTTCACCACCGGCGGGCGGCTCGGCGCGCTCGTCTCCGCCGCCCTCATGTTCGGGCTGATCCACCTGGTGCTGCGGATCGGCCCGACCGCGGACGACGAGCTGTGGGCGCTGACCAGCTTCGGCATGCTGCTGCTGACCATCAGCGGGGCGTTGTCCCTGGCCAAGGCGCTGCTGCCCGGACTGCGGCTCAAGGTCAACGCCGAAGGGCTGCGGATCTCCCGCTCCCCGCTGCTGACCCGCGAGATCCCGTGGAGCCACGTCAGCCGCGTCGCCGTCGTCGGCACCGGCAAGGGCCAGTCGGTCACCGTGTGGACGCGCCCCGGCAGCCCCGCCCTCCGCTGGCGGATCTGGAACCCGACCCGGCCGTACCACGGCGGCGTGCGCGTGTACCCGGTCGGCTCCGCGGGCGGGCCCCTCACCCGCAGGCAGGAAGGCCGCCGGA includes:
- a CDS encoding sugar ABC transporter ATP-binding protein, coding for MSQSLQSGSDDAGSVQAPAVVRLSGVGKRFPGVVAVSDVDLEVLAGEVHVLAGENGAGKSTLMKLVAQVEPPSSGRIEVDGRRVSYQGPASARRLGISMVHQEFALAPDLSVAENLFIGHEPGSGGLISRAAERRAARDLLARVGLDVDPGRRVGRLSTAEQQRVELAKALAVDAKVLILDEPTATLTERETAELFGIVRELTAQGIGVLYISHRLDEIFEIGDRVTVLRDGAVVATRPVAELDESRLVTLMVGRDVQNLYPRTYSTPGDVRLRVRGLSRGDAVRDASFEVRAGEIVGMAGLVGAGRTELARSVFGAEPPDAGEVSLDGAKLKIRGPADAIAAGIGYLTESRKADGLALQLGVDKNITLAKLPMASGLIDLGAERRIAERERDRLRIRVPWVGRPVQALSGGNQQKVVLARWLQTEAEVLFFDEPGRGMDVGAKSEMFSQLDSLAAQGKAIVLISSYLPELLNMCDRILVLREGRITGEVERADFSEERIVALATGAKEGQ
- a CDS encoding serine/threonine-protein kinase, whose protein sequence is MQPLLAGEPNRVGDYRLLARIGGGAMGAVYLARSRGGRGVAIKIVRPELADDGEFRERFRREVEMARSVGGFWTATVIDADTEADQPWLATEYVPGPTLHRAVADHGPLPEQTVRSLAAGLAEALGAIHRAGLVHRDLKPGNVLLGPDGPRVIDFGISRAMSSSALTATGIFLGTPGFFSPEQTVGTDVGPPSDVFSLGAVLMFAATGAGPFGNENTAAMLYRVVHNEPDLDALPPGLRPLIGGCLAKDPAARPTPGQLLDQVGEASPQNDSWLPAEITAVITEHTSQLKQASEAPSAPPAAPPRPTRQRGGGDWSAAPAAPAKPIIPARPKPTAQQPEAGRGTAAPARIAPSRPAVPVDRVRADGPGPVFTTGGRLGALVSAALMFGLIHLVLRIGPTADDELWALTSFGMLLLTISGALSLAKALLPGLRLKVNAEGLRISRSPLLTREIPWSHVSRVAVVGTGKGQSVTVWTRPGSPALRWRIWNPTRPYHGGVRVYPVGSAGGPLTRRQEGRRIRQALQQYARGTYDNRMV
- a CDS encoding ABC transporter permease — its product is MSEQPGKDEGAPQDGGATAVEAAAGRPGLLGGLTDRMQGAVSQVAAAGALIVVFVALSIVAPSFLTADNLFNLGSQTSVNAVMAVGVTLVIITGGIDLSVGSVAALSGVLGVMLMADFGFHPLLGILGGILVGAAAGLVNGLLVSTVGLPPFIATLGMLSVARGLVLIATGAVAVFGAPESFRLLGQGVLGPIPVPVLLIVLVAVAGHLVLTRTRLGRYAYVMGSNMEAARLSGVPVRKHTTWVYVVAGSLAGLGGMIAASRINSGQPNFGEGLELDVIAAVVIGGASLFGGRGTVLGSLIGAFLVAVIRNGAVQLNIGTFYQNVLIGVIIWLAVWWDFYQRRKLAGDA